A genome region from Candidatus Neomarinimicrobiota bacterium includes the following:
- a CDS encoding T9SS type A sorting domain-containing protein, whose translation MKSLPRKLLLLFGLIGMLTHPLTGQEIHIEEKFALVGFATLDGGTTGGQGGEIVTASTGYEIEEVIGEKQDGEYPDGLNIIVNGTISQDNTEESKISVKDLSDLSIIGQDSSGIFDGIGIKIWKASNIIIRNLTIHHVSEGEGDCVSIEGPADHIWVDHCTLYNDLDHDKDYYDGLLDAKRDCDYITISWNYLHHSYKTSLVGSSDDDVYNRRLNYHHNWIDTCNSRLPAYRFGHGHIFNNYYSRNIETGINARQGADLVIEKNYFENMLNPIGYWYSDSTGYWNLSDNLFVNCEGSQPTTSTTDYVPPYEYRAVLDSVENVKSTVMKYAGAGVISTTTATREEKPIFPTDFYISAAYPNPFNPVTTIDYHLPGDSPVQISVTSIRGEVIHAAQINGTNETRHFTFDGAQLSSGIYFVRFEAANYQTTRKIILVK comes from the coding sequence ATGAAATCTTTACCCAGGAAATTACTGCTACTATTCGGTTTAATTGGGATGCTTACCCATCCATTAACGGGACAGGAAATTCACATTGAAGAAAAATTTGCTTTAGTGGGGTTCGCCACTCTCGATGGCGGAACCACAGGCGGGCAAGGCGGTGAAATAGTCACAGCATCCACCGGGTATGAGATTGAGGAAGTTATAGGCGAGAAGCAGGATGGCGAATACCCGGATGGCCTTAATATTATTGTAAATGGAACGATATCCCAGGACAATACCGAGGAGTCCAAAATCAGCGTGAAGGACCTTTCGGATCTCTCTATTATCGGTCAGGATTCCAGCGGAATTTTCGACGGCATCGGAATTAAAATTTGGAAGGCCAGCAACATCATCATCAGGAATCTGACCATCCATCACGTCTCTGAGGGAGAAGGGGATTGCGTCAGCATCGAGGGGCCGGCCGATCATATCTGGGTCGATCATTGTACGCTCTATAACGATCTGGATCATGACAAAGATTATTACGACGGCTTGCTCGATGCCAAGCGGGATTGCGATTACATTACCATCTCGTGGAACTATCTCCATCATAGTTATAAAACAAGCTTGGTCGGCAGTTCAGATGACGACGTTTACAATCGGCGTCTCAACTACCACCACAACTGGATTGATACGTGTAACTCCCGACTGCCGGCCTACAGGTTCGGCCATGGACATATTTTTAATAACTATTACAGCCGGAATATCGAGACCGGTATCAATGCCAGGCAGGGCGCCGACTTAGTCATCGAAAAGAACTATTTCGAGAACATGCTCAACCCGATCGGATATTGGTACAGTGATTCCACCGGCTACTGGAACCTCTCGGACAATCTCTTTGTAAACTGCGAGGGCAGTCAGCCAACTACCTCGACCACCGATTATGTTCCGCCATACGAGTATAGGGCAGTGCTGGATTCGGTTGAGAATGTGAAATCCACTGTGATGAAGTATGCCGGTGCCGGAGTAATAAGTACCACGACAGCTACCCGGGAGGAGAAGCCGATCTTTCCGACAGACTTTTATATTTCTGCGGCCTACCCCAATCCGTTCAATCCTGTCACAACCATTGATTACCACCTTCCCGGCGATAGTCCGGTTCAAATTTCGGTCACGAGCATACGGGGGGAAGTAATCCATGCAGCGCAGATAAACGGTACAAACGAAACACGCCATTTTACTTTTGATGGGGCCCAACTCTCGTCCGGCATTTATTTTGTCAGGTTTGAAGCGGCAAATTACCAAACTACCCGGAAAATAATCCTTGTAAAATAG
- the gatC gene encoding Asp-tRNA(Asn)/Glu-tRNA(Gln) amidotransferase subunit GatC — translation MSISLEQVEHIATLAKLRLTDDEKSAYTRQLGDILDYIEKLEELDTSEVEPLSHVMDVTNAFREDESRESLSQDKALENAPKSDGEFFVVPKVI, via the coding sequence GTGAGCATTTCGCTGGAGCAAGTTGAACATATTGCTACATTGGCAAAATTGCGTTTGACCGATGATGAAAAATCGGCCTATACCAGACAGCTCGGCGATATTTTGGACTATATTGAAAAACTGGAAGAACTGGATACCAGCGAGGTTGAACCACTCTCCCATGTGATGGATGTAACCAATGCTTTCCGGGAGGATGAATCCCGGGAATCTCTTTCCCAGGATAAAGCGCTGGAAAACGCGCCCAAATCGGACGGTGAATTTTTTGTCGTCCCTAAAGTGATATAG
- a CDS encoding CTP synthase: MKDTKYIFVTGGVISGLGKGIASASLGYLLKSRGLSVTIQKFDPYINIDPGTMSPFQHGEVYVTDDGSETDLDLGHYERFIDVDMSKDNNCTTGQVYNSVINKERRGDYLGATVQVIPHITDEIKRRIRAVNKPGNRYDVVITEVGGTIGDIESLPFLESIRQFTHEVGNENSMIIHLTLVPYIKSSGEIKTKPTQHSVMRMREIGLQPDMLLSRTEKTLTKEIKDKIALFCNVKTEAVIQAKDVDNIYEVPLMFNKQGVAEQIVDRLQIEAGEPSIQEWEDFVYRVKNPKYQVEIAICGKYTKLHDAYKSILESFVHAGAESKANVNVRWVDSEQIEELEDAVTALEGVDGLLIPGGFGERGIEGKVQAVRYARENKIPFLGICLGMQTAVIEFARNVCGLPRANSSEFDESSPDPVIDLMADQKDVSKKGGTMRLGAYPCRLQEGTKSYDAYDEANISERHRHRYEVNNKYREILQDNGMTFAGLSPSGKLVEIIELEDHPWFVAGQFHPELKSRISKAHPLFREFVRATVRQHEGSSSNGSSEPQSPTLTSKAKK; the protein is encoded by the coding sequence ATGAAAGACACAAAGTACATTTTCGTTACCGGAGGCGTCATCTCCGGGTTGGGTAAAGGCATTGCTTCCGCATCCCTGGGATATTTGCTAAAATCCCGTGGATTGTCTGTCACCATTCAGAAATTTGACCCCTACATTAACATAGATCCGGGAACGATGAGTCCCTTTCAGCACGGGGAAGTGTATGTGACCGATGATGGCTCTGAAACCGATTTGGATCTGGGGCACTACGAGCGGTTTATCGATGTGGATATGAGCAAAGATAATAACTGCACCACCGGTCAGGTGTACAACTCCGTCATCAACAAGGAGCGCCGGGGCGATTACCTGGGCGCCACCGTGCAGGTTATTCCGCATATTACCGATGAGATTAAGCGGCGGATCCGGGCGGTGAATAAGCCGGGCAATCGTTATGATGTCGTTATCACGGAAGTCGGCGGTACAATCGGGGATATCGAAAGTCTGCCATTTCTGGAATCTATTCGTCAGTTCACCCATGAGGTGGGCAATGAGAATTCTATGATCATCCATCTGACTCTGGTACCGTACATCAAAAGTAGCGGCGAAATCAAAACAAAGCCGACCCAGCATTCCGTCATGCGGATGCGGGAAATCGGGCTGCAACCGGATATGCTGCTTTCTCGGACCGAGAAGACATTGACGAAGGAGATCAAAGATAAAATTGCGCTGTTTTGTAATGTAAAAACTGAGGCCGTCATTCAGGCAAAAGATGTGGACAATATTTACGAAGTACCGCTCATGTTCAACAAGCAGGGCGTGGCCGAACAGATCGTCGACCGACTGCAAATTGAAGCCGGCGAGCCCTCTATTCAGGAGTGGGAAGATTTTGTCTACCGGGTGAAAAATCCGAAATATCAGGTAGAGATCGCCATCTGTGGCAAATACACAAAACTGCACGATGCATATAAGAGCATTCTGGAATCGTTTGTTCACGCCGGTGCGGAATCCAAGGCGAATGTGAATGTGCGCTGGGTAGATTCCGAACAGATCGAGGAGCTGGAGGATGCCGTCACGGCACTAGAGGGCGTTGACGGACTGCTCATTCCCGGGGGATTCGGTGAACGCGGGATTGAGGGGAAAGTCCAGGCTGTTCGGTATGCCAGAGAAAATAAGATCCCGTTCCTGGGGATCTGCCTGGGGATGCAGACAGCGGTTATTGAATTTGCGCGAAACGTCTGTGGGTTGCCCCGGGCGAACAGCAGCGAATTTGACGAGTCGAGTCCCGATCCGGTAATCGATCTCATGGCGGACCAAAAAGATGTGTCCAAAAAGGGCGGTACCATGCGACTAGGCGCCTATCCCTGTAGGTTGCAGGAAGGTACAAAATCGTATGATGCTTATGATGAGGCGAATATCAGCGAACGGCATCGCCACCGGTATGAGGTGAACAATAAATATCGTGAAATCCTGCAGGATAACGGGATGACCTTTGCCGGTTTATCGCCCAGCGGAAAATTAGTCGAGATTATTGAACTGGAGGATCACCCGTGGTTCGTGGCAGGACAGTTTCATCCGGAATTAAAGTCACGGATCAGTAAAGCACATCCGCTGTTTCGGGAATTTGTTCGGGCAACGGTACGTCAGCACGAAGGCTCCTCTTCCAACGGTTCCTCGGAGCCACAATCGCCAACACTCACTTCGAAAGCAAAGAAATAA
- a CDS encoding HAD hydrolase family protein: MSVPNSVLEKAAKIKLLVSDVDGVFTDGSIYVGSSGELKRFSVSDGMGVALARHTSLAIALLSGRHSDATTIRAEELGIGDHVYQGYLNKNVALKAILEQFGVEKSQTAYIGDDYVDIPVMREVGLAFAVPNARDAVKKVADYTLETHGGDGAVTEVIELILDARGELQQALDEMERKVYMEGEDG; encoded by the coding sequence GTGAGCGTTCCGAATTCCGTATTGGAGAAAGCGGCGAAAATCAAACTTTTGGTCTCGGATGTTGATGGTGTGTTTACCGACGGTTCTATCTATGTCGGCAGTTCCGGTGAACTAAAGCGGTTCAGCGTTAGCGACGGGATGGGAGTTGCTCTGGCCAGGCACACTTCCCTGGCAATTGCATTGCTGAGTGGCCGACATTCGGATGCCACCACAATACGCGCGGAAGAACTCGGTATTGGAGATCACGTATATCAAGGGTATCTGAATAAAAATGTGGCACTCAAAGCAATTCTGGAACAGTTCGGCGTGGAAAAATCCCAAACCGCTTACATCGGTGACGATTACGTGGATATCCCAGTGATGAGAGAGGTCGGTTTAGCTTTTGCGGTCCCGAATGCCAGAGATGCCGTGAAGAAGGTGGCCGATTATACGCTGGAAACTCATGGAGGCGATGGGGCTGTCACCGAAGTTATTGAATTGATCTTGGATGCCCGGGGCGAACTGCAACAAGCGTTAGACGAAATGGAGCGGAAGGTGTACATGGAGGGTGAAGATGGATAA
- a CDS encoding KpsF/GutQ family sugar-phosphate isomerase — protein sequence MSKNEILKNGRMVIEIERNALNDLLERLDEKFVAVVEQLFDTRGRVIVTGMGKSGVIARKLASTLASTGTPSIYLHAAEGIHGDLGMITREDVVIALSHSGETDELVKLLPSFQRLGIVLVAITGHPDSTLGNRADYVLDTSVPEEACPLGLAPTASTTAMLAMGDALAIALLEKRGFDEDDYAMLHPGGSLGNKLLLTVNDLMHTGSAIPLVSDEVTMREALFEITSKGLGVTGVLDENSTLIGVITDGDLRRGLERGNNILDRDVVDIMTEKPKWITRDALAQKALHVMEEFSITQLFVFKSQPEGDPIGIIHIHDILRSGIA from the coding sequence ATGTCTAAAAATGAAATACTGAAAAACGGCCGGATGGTCATCGAGATTGAGCGGAATGCACTCAATGATCTGCTGGAACGCCTGGACGAGAAGTTCGTGGCGGTTGTGGAGCAGCTGTTCGATACCAGGGGGCGGGTGATTGTTACGGGTATGGGGAAGTCAGGCGTTATCGCCAGAAAACTCGCGTCTACCTTGGCAAGTACCGGCACACCATCTATCTATCTCCATGCGGCGGAGGGTATCCATGGCGACCTGGGGATGATTACCAGAGAAGACGTGGTTATCGCTCTTTCTCATAGTGGAGAGACCGACGAACTTGTCAAACTACTGCCGTCGTTCCAGCGGTTGGGTATTGTTCTGGTTGCTATAACCGGGCATCCGGACTCCACGCTGGGAAACCGAGCCGATTACGTCCTGGACACGAGCGTGCCGGAGGAAGCGTGTCCATTGGGGCTCGCACCAACTGCAAGCACCACCGCCATGCTGGCTATGGGCGATGCACTGGCCATTGCACTTCTTGAGAAGCGTGGTTTCGATGAGGATGATTACGCCATGTTGCACCCCGGTGGATCCCTGGGCAATAAACTGTTGCTGACTGTAAACGATTTAATGCATACCGGCTCAGCGATTCCGCTGGTTTCCGACGAAGTGACCATGCGGGAGGCGCTCTTTGAAATCACATCGAAGGGTTTAGGCGTTACCGGAGTTCTGGATGAAAATTCCACTTTAATCGGAGTTATTACTGATGGAGATCTCCGCCGGGGATTGGAACGGGGGAACAATATCCTGGATCGGGACGTTGTTGACATTATGACCGAGAAACCGAAATGGATCACCAGAGATGCCCTGGCACAAAAGGCGCTACACGTGATGGAAGAGTTTTCCATTACCCAACTCTTTGTATTCAAAAGTCAACCTGAAGGCGATCCGATTGGCATTATCCACATCCATGATATCCTGAGGTCCGGGATTGCATAG
- a CDS encoding GxxExxY protein, with amino-acid sequence MEFSKQRLNEISKDILDASFEVHKTMGLGLLESVYAKCLDHELKQRELKSELEVAVPLRYKNVTLSEKLRIDLLVEERIIIELKTVESILPVHEAQILSYLKLAEKRLGFLVNFYVAKIKDGFKRFVNNF; translated from the coding sequence ATGGAATTCTCAAAACAGAGGCTGAACGAAATTTCGAAAGATATTTTAGATGCTAGTTTTGAAGTCCATAAAACAATGGGGCTGGGATTGCTTGAGTCGGTGTATGCGAAATGCCTTGATCATGAGTTGAAACAGAGAGAACTAAAATCTGAGTTGGAGGTTGCCGTCCCACTCAGATATAAGAATGTCACCCTATCAGAGAAATTGCGCATAGATCTTTTGGTTGAAGAAAGAATCATTATTGAATTAAAAACTGTTGAATCGATTTTACCCGTACACGAAGCCCAAATTTTGTCGTATTTGAAATTAGCTGAGAAAAGACTCGGTTTTCTGGTGAATTTTTATGTTGCTAAAATTAAGGATGGATTTAAACGGTTTGTTAATAATTTTTAA
- the kdsA gene encoding 3-deoxy-8-phosphooctulonate synthase, with the protein MKTVTIDSIKIGEGTPLAFFAGPCVIESRDHTMQMAEDIKELSEETGAPIVFKVSYDKANRSSIESYRGPGVEEGAEILAEVKREFGLPILTDVHEPWQVEIIGEVADVIQVPAFLCRQTDLILEIAESERVVNVKKGQFLAPWDMKQVISKITSVGNEKILLTERGASFGYNNLVSDMRSIPIMQEFGYPVVFDATHSAQLPGGLGKSTGGMREHIPALARAAIAAGVNAIFMEIHNDVENALSDSTTQWPLQKARALIQQLQAIYEVTQQLEEL; encoded by the coding sequence ATGAAAACAGTCACCATAGATTCGATCAAAATCGGAGAAGGAACTCCTCTGGCATTTTTTGCCGGCCCGTGCGTCATTGAGAGTCGCGATCATACAATGCAAATGGCGGAAGACATTAAGGAACTATCAGAGGAAACCGGTGCTCCGATCGTATTTAAGGTCTCGTACGATAAGGCGAACCGGTCTTCCATTGAGTCATACCGGGGGCCTGGAGTGGAAGAAGGCGCCGAAATTTTGGCGGAGGTAAAACGCGAGTTCGGTCTGCCTATTCTCACCGATGTTCACGAGCCATGGCAGGTGGAAATAATCGGTGAAGTCGCCGACGTAATACAAGTTCCCGCTTTCCTCTGTCGGCAGACGGATTTGATCCTGGAAATTGCTGAAAGCGAACGGGTCGTCAACGTGAAAAAGGGGCAGTTTCTGGCTCCGTGGGATATGAAACAGGTCATCAGCAAAATTACCTCGGTGGGGAATGAAAAGATTCTCCTGACGGAACGTGGTGCGAGTTTTGGGTACAATAACCTGGTCTCAGATATGCGGTCCATACCAATTATGCAGGAGTTCGGCTATCCAGTGGTGTTTGATGCCACCCATTCGGCGCAACTGCCAGGCGGACTTGGAAAATCTACAGGTGGCATGCGGGAGCATATCCCGGCACTGGCAAGAGCGGCTATTGCAGCGGGAGTCAATGCTATTTTTATGGAAATACATAATGATGTGGAAAATGCTCTGAGCGACTCGACAACTCAGTGGCCGCTACAGAAGGCAAGAGCGCTGATTCAACAATTACAGGCAATTTACGAAGTGACCCAACAACTGGAGGAGTTGTGA
- the rpoN gene encoding RNA polymerase factor sigma-54 translates to MIDLRQTQHQGLELRQTLSPQQILLSSLLQLPIIALEQKIKTEVELNPVLEIDDDVTEEPAEENSETEEALEGDVGEQELAADDEDGDLEAEEIDWDEILNDPDGFEPQYSQYSGRKDHPDIPNPQRLSLTDHLLEQVNLLQFDDLEREIAEQIIYNIDDVGYLSTDMEVIAANTSTTVDKVEEVLREVQHLEPVGIGSRNLRECLEIQLEDKLEETPDAEIAFDIVKNHFDDFANKRFSKIEQKTDYTKDDLVLAQNVIERLNPKPGEALLDPETNYIVPDLIVERIDDEFVISLNDGNIPKLQLSNYYLTLYQKGKKSGDKETKNFLKKKIDSARWFINSIHQRRTTMLRVMRAIVQRQYDFFDKGKEHLKPMILKDIAEDVDMDISTISRVTNGKYVQTDRGVYELKYFFTESIKTEDGEVSNRVIKDRIKDIVAEEDKQKPLSDSKIAKKLREDGYTIARRTVAKYREQQNIPVARLRREIDA, encoded by the coding sequence TTGATTGATTTACGCCAAACACAACATCAGGGATTGGAGCTCCGGCAGACGCTGTCACCGCAGCAGATTCTCTTGTCCTCGCTGCTCCAGTTGCCAATTATCGCCCTGGAGCAGAAAATAAAAACCGAAGTGGAGTTAAATCCGGTACTGGAAATAGACGATGACGTGACCGAAGAACCAGCTGAGGAGAATTCCGAGACGGAAGAAGCCCTGGAAGGGGACGTCGGGGAACAGGAACTCGCCGCCGATGATGAAGATGGCGATCTGGAAGCCGAGGAGATTGACTGGGACGAAATTCTGAATGACCCGGACGGATTCGAACCGCAGTATTCGCAATACAGCGGTCGAAAGGATCATCCGGATATCCCCAATCCGCAGCGGTTGTCGCTCACGGACCATCTTCTGGAACAGGTGAATTTGCTTCAGTTCGACGATCTCGAGCGGGAAATTGCCGAGCAGATTATTTACAACATCGACGATGTGGGATATCTCTCCACTGACATGGAAGTCATAGCGGCTAATACCAGTACTACTGTGGACAAAGTCGAGGAAGTCCTGCGGGAGGTACAGCATCTTGAACCGGTGGGCATCGGGAGTCGCAACCTGCGGGAGTGCCTGGAGATCCAACTGGAAGATAAGCTGGAGGAAACTCCGGATGCGGAGATTGCCTTCGATATCGTGAAGAACCATTTTGACGATTTTGCGAACAAGCGCTTCTCCAAAATCGAGCAGAAAACTGATTATACCAAGGATGATCTGGTGCTGGCACAGAACGTAATCGAGCGGCTGAATCCGAAACCCGGTGAGGCCTTGCTGGATCCAGAGACCAATTATATTGTGCCCGATCTGATTGTGGAGCGGATCGATGATGAATTTGTGATTAGCCTGAATGACGGCAATATACCGAAATTGCAACTGAGCAATTATTATCTCACTCTCTACCAAAAAGGAAAAAAATCCGGGGACAAGGAGACTAAAAATTTCCTGAAAAAGAAGATCGATTCGGCCCGTTGGTTTATCAATAGTATCCACCAGCGCCGAACCACAATGCTGCGGGTGATGCGGGCCATTGTTCAGCGTCAGTATGACTTCTTTGATAAAGGGAAAGAACATTTGAAACCGATGATTCTCAAGGATATTGCCGAAGATGTGGATATGGATATCTCCACAATCAGCCGGGTGACCAATGGAAAATACGTCCAGACCGATCGCGGTGTATACGAGTTAAAATATTTCTTTACCGAGAGCATCAAAACGGAGGATGGCGAAGTCTCGAATCGGGTTATTAAGGATCGGATTAAAGATATCGTTGCGGAAGAAGACAAACAGAAGCCACTCAGTGACAGCAAGATCGCGAAGAAACTGCGGGAAGACGGTTACACTATCGCCCGACGGACTGTAGCGAAATACCGAGAACAACAGAATATACCGGTGGCACGGTTACGTCGGGAGATTGATGCGTAA
- the lptB gene encoding LPS export ABC transporter ATP-binding protein: MAEVLRGKNLKKIYGRRTVVDDVSLEVNRGEIVGLLGPNGAGKTTTFYMITGMISPNDGKVMLDGENITKLPMYKRARRGIGYLSQEASVFRKLTVEENIMLVLEMMDLTKKQQKERLEDLLDDLKIKHLRKNTASSLSGGERRRTEITRALVSNPSFLLLDEPFAGVDPIAVEDIQNIVRELKERGIGVLITDHNVRETLSITDRAYLMFEGKILKTGSSDYLANDEEARQLYLGRKFRLD, translated from the coding sequence ATGGCTGAAGTTTTACGGGGGAAAAATTTAAAGAAAATATACGGTCGGCGAACCGTGGTGGACGACGTGTCATTGGAGGTGAACCGCGGAGAAATCGTTGGATTGCTGGGGCCGAATGGCGCCGGAAAAACAACGACTTTCTATATGATCACAGGCATGATCTCCCCGAATGATGGAAAAGTTATGCTGGACGGCGAAAATATTACAAAACTACCGATGTACAAGCGGGCTCGGCGTGGCATCGGATATCTTTCCCAGGAAGCTTCGGTGTTCCGGAAGCTGACAGTGGAAGAGAATATCATGCTCGTGTTGGAAATGATGGATCTCACAAAGAAACAGCAGAAGGAACGCCTGGAAGATCTGTTGGACGATTTGAAAATAAAGCATCTCCGGAAGAATACAGCCAGTTCCCTGTCGGGCGGAGAACGCCGACGAACCGAAATAACTCGAGCTTTGGTTTCAAACCCGAGTTTTTTACTTTTAGATGAACCATTCGCGGGGGTTGATCCCATCGCGGTGGAAGATATTCAGAATATCGTCCGGGAATTAAAAGAACGAGGTATCGGAGTGCTAATTACGGATCATAATGTGCGGGAGACGCTCTCGATTACTGACCGGGCATATCTGATGTTCGAGGGGAAAATTTTAAAGACAGGATCGTCGGATTATCTTGCAAATGATGAGGAGGCGCGTCAACTTTATCTAGGGAGAAAATTTCGTCTTGATTGA
- the kdsB gene encoding 3-deoxy-manno-octulosonate cytidylyltransferase, whose product MYCIGVIPARYQSTRLPGKPLALIAGKPMIQHVYKRCLQAESLDRVLVATDDDRIREAVADFGGEAIMTGEGHRSGTDRIAEAIAGIDAGIVVNIQGDEPLIEPKVIDAAIRPLLENPDIPMGTIACPLERKELNSPDVVKVVMNANHRALYFSRSPVPYIRDEATAGLSGNPHWKHIGLYVYRREFLIQFTQYKPTPLELAEQLEQLRALEHGHVIHVEPVGYSAAAVDTEQDLERVRQHFQTTG is encoded by the coding sequence ATGTACTGTATCGGTGTAATTCCTGCACGATACCAGTCGACCCGGTTGCCCGGGAAACCACTGGCACTCATTGCAGGAAAACCGATGATTCAACATGTCTACAAACGTTGTCTGCAAGCAGAATCCCTGGACAGGGTACTGGTTGCTACCGATGATGACCGTATCCGGGAAGCCGTGGCGGATTTTGGCGGTGAAGCCATTATGACAGGCGAGGGACACCGATCAGGTACGGATCGTATCGCAGAAGCCATCGCTGGGATTGATGCCGGGATTGTGGTAAATATCCAGGGAGATGAGCCGCTGATTGAGCCAAAAGTAATCGACGCTGCCATCCGGCCACTCCTGGAAAATCCGGACATTCCGATGGGGACAATCGCTTGCCCGCTGGAGAGAAAGGAGTTAAATAGCCCGGATGTGGTGAAGGTGGTTATGAATGCCAATCACCGGGCGCTGTATTTCTCCAGGTCACCTGTGCCGTATATTCGTGATGAAGCTACTGCCGGTTTGTCCGGAAATCCGCATTGGAAGCACATCGGGTTGTACGTTTACCGCCGGGAGTTCCTGATACAATTTACGCAGTACAAACCGACACCGCTGGAATTGGCCGAGCAGCTTGAACAACTCCGGGCACTGGAACACGGCCATGTTATCCATGTTGAACCGGTGGGTTACAGTGCCGCCGCCGTTGATACTGAACAAGATCTTGAACGCGTCCGTCAACATTTCCAAACTACAGGCTAA
- the lptC gene encoding LPS export ABC transporter periplasmic protein LptC, protein MMELGRFIIIGILVGSFLIGCSDPEVDSRDGTTANRPTQESWNSEIYLTKLGVRNAVVHAGHLAQYADEDKTILNEKVKADFYRDNSHTSTMWADSAIVFREKNIMRAFRDVVVESDSGVTLYTERLAYNPGTETITSDTTVTLTTETDTLHGVGFESNNDLTEWRILNPRGVTRREFEQ, encoded by the coding sequence GTGATGGAGCTGGGCCGATTTATCATCATTGGAATTTTGGTTGGGAGTTTTTTAATCGGTTGTAGTGATCCTGAAGTGGATTCAAGAGATGGAACGACAGCTAATCGCCCGACTCAGGAAAGTTGGAATTCAGAAATTTATCTCACCAAGCTTGGTGTCCGGAATGCAGTCGTCCATGCCGGACATCTGGCCCAGTATGCCGACGAAGATAAGACTATCCTGAACGAAAAAGTGAAGGCTGACTTTTACCGGGATAACTCGCATACTTCAACGATGTGGGCCGATAGTGCCATCGTTTTCCGGGAGAAAAACATTATGCGTGCGTTTCGTGATGTGGTAGTGGAATCGGACAGTGGCGTTACCCTGTATACGGAGCGGCTTGCTTATAATCCGGGAACAGAGACAATTACGTCCGATACGACCGTGACTTTAACCACAGAAACCGATACATTGCACGGTGTGGGGTTTGAATCCAATAATGATTTAACCGAGTGGAGGATACTGAATCCGCGGGGCGTCACCAGGCGGGAGTTTGAGCAATAA